The nucleotide window cgtttcacattcttaaaataaaataatgatcctaactgacctaagatagagaatgttttctacgattaaatgtcaggaattgggaaaaactgagtttaaatgtatttgtataagatgtatgtaaacttctgacttaactgtatttgattcattaaatgaagcttaacattgtgtttgtttttgagttgccacagtatgcaatagactggcatgtcttaaagtcaatattaggtcaaaaattacaaaaaagaaacagctttctctagaaacttgtcagtcaatcattgttttgcttaaaattaccaaaaaactgaagatttcatacaaaggtgtacactacagtcttcaaagacaaaggacaactggctctaacaagaacagaaagagatgtggaaggccagatgtacaactaaacaagatgataagtacatcagagtctctagtttgagaaatggatGGCTCACATGTCCTCacctgacagcttcattgaattctaccccctCAATACCAGTTTCAGTAAAGAGaacactcaggggtgcaggccttatgggaagaattgcaaagaaaaagccacttttgaaacagaaaaacaaaaagaaaaggcaacaacaatcatgccatggtcgaaatcactgagatcaaattttttccccattctgatagttgatgtgaacatttactgaagctcctgacccatatctgcatgattttatgcactgcactgctgccgcatgattggctgattagataataacaTGAATAATTAGGCGTacaggtgttcataataaagtgctcagtgagagtatatatatatatatatatatatatatatatatatatatatatatatatatatgtatatacagtctgtgcaaaagttttagtgatttgtgaaaaatgttgcacagcgaggatgaaatatatatatatatttgcctctAGATAAATCAATATAATTGGCCCATGAACAAATCTATTTTGAGGAAATATAATTAGCCAGCCATTTTGCACAAATCAGCTTACTTGAATTTTGATCTCACTGGAATCATTGAGAAATAAGCTAATTATTTGCCAACTGTTGAAAGATGCTGTTTCAACAACAGCTCAACATAGATGCATGTGCTAAACAAGCATGTTGCTCACAATTATAAGGCGTTCCCACTGACAGCGATTTAGTCATGAAAGTCGCCATGTGGCTATGCTGTTGGTTTCTTGTAGGTGTTTATACTTGACTGCATCAGGAAGGATATCATGTAAGCGTCACTGTCTTCATTTTTATCAGTAGCTACCACATCAGCTCACTGCTTATTTTGCCTTAAGTTGAACTCTTCTCAACTTTATCACATTGTTGCTGCTCATGTCACCTCGAATCAGCATCTCTCATTGAAAATAGGGGACTTCTGGTGATTTTAGCACTGAAGACcactgtcagtgtgaacgccCCTTCAGAGTCCAATACATTTTCAGTAACTCACCTTTCCCACAAGCTTCCCCTTACGATTCATGCACATGTAGTAGTTTGACTCTTTTCCTCGTATTTTCACTTGACTCCCAAAGGTGTCGGCCTCCACCACGAGCTGGGCTTGTGAagaaacatgcacacacagagacaggCTGTAAATGAAGCCTGCATTACATGCACTGACATACTGTAGAATTTAAGCTGTTCAAGGCAACTACTATGAGAAACTCAATATGTTACGTTATGCAATTTTAATCAACAGAAAAcagtaaaatgttattaaaatagcACAAAgctctttttctcttttgtttgCTCATTTTATCATCTGACTTTACATGTACAGTCTTCATTTAGCagccacttttatccaaagtaacttacaaATGGAGAATGCTACAACACACATTATTTATCCTAATGAGAAAGTAACATTAAAAGTGTTACAATACACAGCTCAAAAGTTGGCGAAAATATTAAGCAGGAATAACAGTAGAGAAGAATACAGTTTTGcctcacagtaaaaaaaaaaaaattttttttttttttttttaaagaaaagtagggacaagtTGAATTAatatttgtgataatcaacattatgccacatatgttgtccattgagcttaacttctattgaacccagaatattcctttaactttaaaCAAGTAAGGGAGGGAGGGAGTATTGACAGTGTGTTAATGGTTGTAGATGTAACTTCCAGATGTAACAAGTAACTTCTTGTATATCTTGCATTGCCTTTTCTGTGACTAATCTACTAAATTATAAAATACATTAACCAGTGTTCATTAGAGAGAGGTTAATATTGCACTGTGAGGATTTCTATGGCCTTGCAAGGGAATGAGTTCGATGCTCTCTGATTGGGGTTAAGGCACAGTTGATCGTTACATTAGCAAATGGAAGAATTGGATTGTCAGACCTCCTCtttattgttatattgttattgttcAGTTATCTTATAATTAGTTAATCAGCCAGTAATTCAAATAAAAGACTGTTAATATGATGTCTTCCATGGCATTAGTTTGTTTCAACTTATCCTTACCATATTTGTCCCCATCCTCTCCCATGGCAGTGATTTTCTTGCCGAGcacctggacatgttttccacTGGTCCGGCTGTATAGTTGGTAAACTCTGTGGTGCTTCCGGCTCAAACCGTCCCGAACCCCTGTCTGATTCTCCACGTGTACTCCAAAGTTAACATTTTCTACTGCTAACACCTGTAAAAATACACAAAGAGGAGTCCGTCAGACACCAAGAACTCTTATTGATTTCTAAGCTATTTATTGATGTATGTTATATTATTGGTAACATATGTGCAGACAGTAAGCACCTGTAATGGGCTGTATAGCAGTAAAACAGCCTGGAAACATctggcaaaaaacaaacagaaaagacaCAATTGTGACTGTATGACACTTGCAttcagtaaaattaacatttcaatCTAGTTATTTTCTGTACAAGATTTCTATACAACATTGAGGTAAAATCTACCCAAGCTTCTGGAAACTGGAAAGTTTCTGGTCTCATAATTAGTGTGTATTATGCTGTTATTTGAAGAGGGTCAGAtttaaacacagacagacagacagactgagtgGGTGGGATGTGTTTCTGTGAGAACACAGCATCTGCACAGACTATCCTCTGACCCAGAGATGGGAAACACAACAAATGTCCAGTGTAGACATAAAGGTAGACACATGCATGTCTGACATTATCAGTCAGTGGAGAGGCTCTGCAAGAAGCTCATTCAGAATGATCTTACATCAAGTCAAACTTACAGCACGACAGCCGAGGACAGGATGGACTGCATCGCTCCAGCGCTACTATCACCCGGGGACAGTGAGCTCTTTGCGCCGGATTCGGGCGATCGTTTCAAAAATTGGACCCAGGTGAGCATCTGAGCGCGTTATGGGAGGACTGTTCAGGGAGAGTCTTTTCGCAAGAAAACCTGTTAAGATGTACACGGGTCCATCCGGATAAGAACGACAGGTGAAAAACAGGTCATCGCCCTCCAGTGTGACCCCGCACTCCACATGACACACTGACAATGGCTATTAAAAGAAAACTTCCAGTGTTCCTTCTTTTTGAAATGTCCTAAATACGCATGTAAAGGCGCAATGTAGACTTCCAAATAAAACTATAGCATTGCAACACAGGGTTCCTTCTGTCCTTTAAGAAGTGGTTAGAAGATTTTCTCCTTTTGCAGTCTTCTTTTGTCTGGCCGCGGGGTGGAAAGGACCTCTCTCTCGCCACAGGACAGTGCGTTTGCTGAATGAGAAGGAAGCGCTGCTGAAGTGGAACGGAGATGGGCGGGGTGCGCTCAGGGGCAGGGTTGAAGACGGGACGATGTTTCAAGCTCAGTTATCATCACCAAGGTGGAGCGATCACCAAGACGATTGAGCACCTTTTTTGTGACTGTGTTTTCGTTCAAACTTTTTGAAATGAAAATACAATGTCAAAATATGCATTCATATTTTTagtaatatctatctatctatctatctatctatctatctatctatatatatatatatatatatatatatatatatatatatatatatatatactgtatatttctattataatatatttttttaaataagacacCACTATTTTCGGTGTTTTTAATGGATTACGATTAACAACTATCGCtgctttatatttaaatatacatttttatataagacactgctatttttaaagtttttaatggATTACGATTCACTACAATTGCTGCTTTAtgcttaaatatacatttttaagcaaGACGCTgctattttcaatgtttttagtGGATTACGATTAACTACTATTGCTGCtttatacttaaatatttttttagtaagACGCcactatttttaatgtttttaatggatTACGATTAACTACTTTCGCCGCTTTAtacataaatataacattttcaagATTTTTAATGGATTACGATGAACTACTATTGCCGCTAAATGCCACTACCGTGTAACACCTATGTTGGgccaaaaaattaaacaaaaaaatccctGAAATGTCACAAAATATAAGATATCACTGCATAATCTAATATAAGCCTAACTGTTTCTATCTGGatcttattcttttcttttttgctttttattctcgCTGTGATTACTGAAATTTCTTGTGTAAGATGGTTTTGACATTCATAAAAAGAGAGATAATAATATGTTTTGATATCTATTGTATCAGGTAATATAACCAAAACAAAGTGAATTGATTGAGAAGCGACTCAACCTTACAGCGACACGCTTATTCAAAACTGTCAGGACTATGAAACAGCCTTACCAGCATAAATGGAGtgatttttacaaataaattgtAGGCCTATATTGaactctttgtttgttttgactcTTCGAAGTTCTGTCCTCCctcttccctgatagcacacctACATCAACCAGACATCTATTTCAGGGCTGTCTCTAGCTATGAGCGGTATAAGCCGCCACTTAGAGCCCCTGAGCTACCAGGGGGCCCTacaaagcaagttgttttttatatatacgaAAAGCTGCGAGTAAGACTtaggcagctgttatggctcaattagacaaTTATAGGGTacccccttgtggcccgagagggaagggagaatgtcACCCGCTAGGAGAGAGTTGTGGATTTTGCAAGTGGGATTTTGCTAAGGGCCCCCATTTGCTCAGAAACCACCCtggtctatttgatgtgtgtgtttacatctagaagacgtattttttaggttgtttgctcatcagCAATACATCTAgaagatgtcaataagacattcatcagatgtctttgagacatttatgatttagaatgtttgcaaATCTGATCTTTTAACATGTTTATCAGGTGTTAATGCGAAGCTTTCCAGATCTAAaaaagacatctcagagatgtacgtgtgctatcttaGTTAAAGATGCCAATTTTGTAAAACCTGAAAGGGGCAGTGAGTGATATTAGGTTGTATttgaacactttaaaatgtaaGACAGGGTGTGAGAGAGGTATGTAAGCAACGAGTCGTTCCAAAGTGAACATTTCACAGGGATTCAGAAACAC belongs to Myxocyprinus asiaticus isolate MX2 ecotype Aquarium Trade chromosome 43, UBuf_Myxa_2, whole genome shotgun sequence and includes:
- the LOC127433782 gene encoding fibroblast growth factor 18-like, whose translation is MLTWVQFLKRSPESGAKSSLSPGDSSAGAMQSILSSAVVLCFQAVLLLYSPLQVLAVENVNFGVHVENQTGVRDGLSRKHHRVYQLYSRTSGKHVQVLGKKITAMGEDGDKYAQLVVEADTFGSQVKIRGKESNYYMCMNRKGKLVGKKASNVNGGCVFVEIMLENNYTAWMSARYVGWYVSFTKRGRPRKGPNTLPNQRDVHFMKRFPPGEQPNLQSCNFTTVSKRSKRVQQTSTSPQPLP